A DNA window from Halomicrobium mukohataei DSM 12286 contains the following coding sequences:
- a CDS encoding alpha/beta hydrolase: MTTDTSGTVRSEIAFHETPARTLRLDVYEPRESGPRPTVVLFHGGAFRSGEKTQLAEQARALADAGYVVVTPEYRLADEATFPAALIDAKAAVEWCRVEGAEYGIDPGRLAAAGYSAGANLATLVSVTADEPGFEPEVYPGASSSVAAAVGWAGIYDFRAFDEGHQSHADYLGGTREDVPEAYDFASPMGQTDVGTPPTLVVHGDADEVLPIEQARRYADAVDALSTAAFVVIEGGDHGFPDDAFDRTIEETDQFLTTQLGGQRDDGRPPNDGPLDGGPLEDGALGDGAAGESLGTGQPTDGDGTGRQ, encoded by the coding sequence GTGACGACTGACACCAGCGGGACGGTCCGTTCCGAGATCGCGTTCCACGAGACACCGGCGCGGACGCTCCGGCTCGACGTGTACGAACCCCGCGAGAGCGGGCCGCGACCGACCGTCGTCCTGTTCCACGGCGGGGCCTTCCGATCGGGCGAGAAGACCCAGCTGGCCGAACAGGCGCGTGCTCTGGCCGACGCGGGGTACGTCGTCGTGACCCCGGAGTACCGGCTCGCGGACGAGGCGACGTTCCCGGCGGCGCTGATCGACGCCAAGGCGGCGGTCGAGTGGTGTCGCGTCGAGGGTGCGGAATACGGGATCGATCCCGGGCGGCTCGCGGCGGCGGGCTACTCTGCGGGGGCGAACCTCGCGACGCTCGTCTCCGTGACGGCCGACGAGCCGGGTTTCGAGCCCGAGGTCTACCCCGGCGCGTCGTCGTCGGTCGCGGCCGCCGTCGGCTGGGCCGGCATCTACGACTTCCGAGCGTTCGACGAGGGCCACCAGAGCCACGCGGACTACCTGGGTGGGACCCGCGAAGACGTGCCCGAGGCCTACGACTTCGCGTCGCCGATGGGCCAGACGGACGTGGGAACGCCACCGACGCTGGTCGTCCACGGCGACGCCGACGAGGTCCTTCCGATCGAGCAGGCCCGGCGGTACGCCGACGCCGTCGACGCGCTGTCGACCGCGGCGTTCGTGGTGATCGAGGGCGGCGACCACGGCTTCCCGGACGACGCCTTCGACCGGACGATCGAGGAGACCGACCAGTTCCTCACGACCCAGCTTGGCGGTCAGCGCGACGACGGGCGGCCGCCGAACGACGGCCCGCTGGACGGTGGGCCGCTGGAGGATGGGGCGCTGGGCGACGGCGCGGCTGGCGAGAGTCTCGGAACCGGACAACCGACGGACGGCGACGGGACCGGTCGGCAGTAG